CCGATGCTACCGGGGCGGGGAGGGGCGCACCCGGCTGCGCCAGCTTCGAATGCACGCCCGGGACTGGGCCACGCTGGCGGCGTTCCTGGTGGCAGCGGCCGGGGTGAGCGTCTGGCTTTGAGAACCGTGAGGTTGACGGTGCAGTACGACGGCACGGACCTCTACGGGTTCCAGCGCCAGAAAGATCCCGCAAAGCCGACCGTACAAAGCCTCCTCGAACAGGCAGGCCGGGAACTTTTGGGCCACCCCATCGCGGTGGTGGGCGCGGGGCGAACCGACGCAGGCGTGCACGCGGTGGGGCAGGTGGCGCACTTCAGGACAAGAAGCCCCATCCCCGTTGAACGCATCGCCCCCGCCCTCAACCACCGGCTGCCGGCCTCGGTGCGGGTGGTCGAAGCAAGCGAGGCCCCGGCGGGCTTTCACGCACGGCGGGACGCGACCAGCCGGATCTATTGCTACCACGTGCTGCAGCACCCCCGCCAGGCTGCACTGCTCGGGCGCTTTTCGCTCTGGTGGCCACAGAGGCTTGACGTGGAGGCCATGGTGGCGGTGACCGCCCGGCTGACCGGACGCCACCGCTTCGACGGCTTCGGCAGCCCCACCCGGCGCGGGGCGACTACGTGGCGCACGCTGTACGGGTGCCAGGTGGACGTGCAGGAGATCCCGGGCGGCAGGTGGGTGCGGTTGTGTTTTGAGGCCGACGCCTTCCTGTACCGCATGGTACGCCGGATGGTGGGCGCGCTGTTGCGGGTGGGGGAAGGCAAGCTCCCGGCCGAACGGGTGCTGGACGCCCTCGAGCATCCCGAAGACTACCGGGCCCCGCTCGCACCCGCGGTGCCCGCCCGAGGGCTCGTGCTGGTCCACGTCCACTATGGCGCCCCTCCGGCGGGCCTCGGGGGATGCGGCGGGATCCTTGACACCCTGTCGGGCCTTTGGCTAGAATGGCCGCGTGGCTATCCGGGCCAGCCGGGTGCCTGCTCCTGAAGAAGCGAGAGGATGCCGCTGCTTTATGCCGGTCAACCCGTCCAAGACAACGATGGCTCGTCCCCAGGACGTCCGGCCCAGGTGGTACGTGGTAGACGCCCGGGGCAAGGTCCTTGGGAGGCTTGCA
The nucleotide sequence above comes from Bacillota bacterium. Encoded proteins:
- the truA gene encoding tRNA pseudouridine(38-40) synthase TruA, producing the protein MRLTVQYDGTDLYGFQRQKDPAKPTVQSLLEQAGRELLGHPIAVVGAGRTDAGVHAVGQVAHFRTRSPIPVERIAPALNHRLPASVRVVEASEAPAGFHARRDATSRIYCYHVLQHPRQAALLGRFSLWWPQRLDVEAMVAVTARLTGRHRFDGFGSPTRRGATTWRTLYGCQVDVQEIPGGRWVRLCFEADAFLYRMVRRMVGALLRVGEGKLPAERVLDALEHPEDYRAPLAPAVPARGLVLVHVHYGAPPAGLGGCGGILDTLSGLWLEWPRGYPGQPGACS